The Castanea sativa cultivar Marrone di Chiusa Pesio chromosome 11, ASM4071231v1 genome contains a region encoding:
- the LOC142617092 gene encoding putative disease resistance protein RGA3: MSLKIIKLSQELDVIAKDREKFHRKERNTVKRIVSLNRETRPWLPHNGVIGREDEKNQIINCLLEPNNEENVLVVAVVGIAGLGKTTLAQCVYNDDSVDTHFELKLWMCVSNVFEVTTFAEKLVNGIDKDDSIELRLKKRCKFNLEVLMDQVHNTDPLRKLVNKIYQKKFLVVLDDLWNENCKNWNDFKSLLINGAKGSRIVITTRDKSVVDITRADATYFLEGLSKDYSWSLFEKLAFQNSQDTKNPTVVGYGREIVGKCQGVPLAIKSIANVLYSKKPYEWSKIRYKVVTNVIEQGGSTFPILRLSYDNLPSHLKGCFAFCSLFPKDFEIDKMTMIQLWMAHGFIQLSNDTQQVEDVADEYFKDLLYNFFEKVRDIYGALKYKMHDLYHDLAELIAGSDCRLDNLDWKTRHVSFSSYSFFAKTSSLVKASSKLRTILFTHGKYASDAMDESTLSTLIESFPRLRALDLHALNIKIIPNSIGKLIHLKYLDLSLNPIETLSDSITALLNLQTLKLQDCDNLEQLPKDITKLVSLRPLDNRGCSKLRLPQGFRKMTGLQSLPLFIARNNGGLGELNGLNNLRGKLWIQISEQLEDANLEFEAKYLREKQHLERLELSWANQKGHDEMLLDSLQPHPNLKILKVWWYTGVTFSSWLSSIENLVDLTLDQCYRCKHLPPLSKLPFLETLCLSKMEGLEYISDHDMSEEVFALSFFPSLKSLDIWDCSNLKGWWRSASTPDHQQSQHNQSLPSFPRLSSLEMDGSPNMTTMPLFPFLEKELSLYNVSLKPFQETILLSSSSSSSFPLSKLKHMKIWGMEDVVSLPHGWASSLISLESLYILGCKELNLQGDVDGMEWRNLNRLSYLRFESLPKLNSLPAGLQHVTTLKTLIIIDCENLKTLPRWIWKLISLESLTLTGCPDLRSLPNEMRNLTSLQTLKIFDCPELWRRCKKETGEDWHKIAHITTVEIQLGYF; encoded by the exons ATGagtcttaaaataattaaactgAGTCAGGAACTAGATGTAATAGCCAAAGATAGGGAAAAGTTTCACCGGAAAGAACGCAATACTGTAAAGCGTATTGTGAGTCTGAATAGGGAGACTCGCCCATGGCTTCCTCATAATGGAGTTATTGGGAGAGAAGatgagaaaaatcaaatcataaattgtttACTAGAGCCTAACAATGAAGAGAATGTTTTAGTTGTTGCTGTTGTGGGGATTGCGGGGTTAGGCAAGACCACACTTGCTCAGTGTGTATACAATGATGATAGTGTTGATACACATTTTGAGCTAAAATTATGGATGTGTGTCTCAAATGTCTTTGAGGTGACAACATTTGCTGAAAAACTAGTAAATGGTATTGATAAAGATGATAGCATAGAACTAAGGCTAAAGAAACGTTGTAAGTTTAATCTTGAAGTCCTCATGGATCAAGTCCACAACACGGATCCATTGAGGAAACTTGttaacaaaatttatcaaaagaaatttttagttGTGTTGGATGATCTTTGgaatgaaaattgtaaaaattggAATGACTTTAAAAGCCTTTTAATCAATGGGGCAAAGGGAAGTAGAATTGTAATAACTACGCGTGACAAATCAGTTGTAGATATTACACGTGCTGATGCAACATATTTTCTTGAAGGCCTCTCTAAAGACTATTCTTGGTCTTTATTTGAGAAATTAGCATTTCAAAATAGTCAAGACACCAAAAACCCAACAGTAGTAGGTTATGGAAGGGAGATTGTAGGCAAATGTCAAGGAGTACCCTTAGCCATAAAGTCTATTGCAAATGTACTATACTCTAAGAAACCATACGAGTGGTCAAAGATCAGATATAAGGTAGTAACAAATGTAATTGAACAAGGGGGTAGTACTTTTCCCATTCTAAGGTTGAGTTATGATAATCTTCCATCTCATTTGAAAGGTTGTTTTGccttttgttctttgtttccCAAAGATTTTGAGATTGATAAGATGACAATGATTCAACTCTGGATGGCACATGGGTTTATCCAATTATCAAATGATACTCAGCAGGTAGAAGATGTTGCAGATGAATACTTCAAGGATCTactctataatttttttgagaaagtaagGGATATATATGGAGCTTTAAAATATAAGATGCATGATTTATACCATGATCTTGCAGAATTAATTGCAGGGTCGGACTGTAGACTTGACAATTTGGATTGGAAAACTCGTCATGTATCATTTTCTAGCTATTCATTTTTTGCTAAAACTTCAAGTTTGGTTAAAGCAAGCAGCAAGCTACGTACAATTCTTTTCACACATGGTAAGTATGCATCTGATGCCATGGATGAGTCAACATTGAGTACACTAATTGAGAGTTTCCCAAGGTTGCGTGCATTAGATTTACATGCattgaatattaaaataattccAAATTCCATAGGGAAGTTAATACATTTGAAGTACTTAGATCTTTCTCTTAATCCTATTGAAACTCTTTCTGATTCAATTACTGCATTGTTGAATTTGCAAACACTCAAACTTCAGGATTGTGATAATCTTGAACAATTGCCTAAGGACATCACAAAATTGGTTAGCCTCAGGCCCCTTGATAATAGGGGTTGTTCTAAGTTAAGACTGCCTCAAGGATTTCGGAAAATGACTGGTCTTCAATCATTACCATTATTCATTGCGAGGAATAATGGTGGACTAGGCGAATTAAATGGACTAAACAACCTCAGAGGAAAACTATGGATCCAAATTTCAGAACAGTTGGAAGATGCTAACTTAGAATTTGAGGCAAAATATTTAAGGGAAAAGCAACATCTTGAGAGACTCGAATTAAGTTGGGCTAATCAAAAAGGACATGATGAGATGTTATTAGATAGCCTCCAGCCACatccaaatctcaaaattttgaaagtatGGTGGTACACAGGTGTGACATTTTCAAGTTGGCTTTCTTCCATTGAAAATCTTGTTGATTTAACTTTAGATCAATGTTACAGATGCAAACACCTACCACCATTGTCTAAACTCCCATTTTTGGAAACATTATGTCTTTCTAAAATGGAAGGTTTGGAATATATATCAGATCATGATATGAGTGAAGAggtttttgctttatccttctTCCCATCATTAAAATCACTTGACATTTGGGATTGCTCTAACTTAAAGGGATGGTGGAGGAGCGCATCAACTCCAGATCATCAACAGAGTCAGCATAACCAGTCACTGCCTTCATTTCCTCGTCTTTCTTCTTTAGAGATGGATGGTTCTCCTAATATGACTACCATGCCCTTGTTTCCTTTTCTTGAAAAAGAGCTATCATTATATAACGTTAGCTTAAAGCCTTTTCAAGAGACAATacttctctcttcctcctcttcctcttcttttcctctctcCAAATTAAAACATATGAAAATATGGGGTATGGAGGATGTTGTGTCTCTACCACATGGGTGGGCGTCGAGTCTAATTTCTCTTGAATCTTTATATATTCTTGGTTGCAAGGAGTTAAATCTACAAGGTGACGTGGATGGAATGGAATGGCGAAACCTCAATCGCCTCAGTTATCTGAGATTCGAGAGCCTTCCAAAACTGAATTCCTTACCTGCAGGTCTTCAACACGTTACCACCCTGAAAACGCTCATAATTATAGACTGTGAGAATCTGAAAACTTTGCCGCGGTGGATTTGGAAGCTTATCTCACTTGAAAGTCTTACACTTACTGGCTGTCCTGATCTGAGATCACTGCCTAATGAGATGCGCAATCTCACGTCTTTGCAAACTTTGAAGATTTTCGATTGTCCCGAGTTATGGAGAAGATGCAAAAAGGAAACCGGTGAGGATTGGCATAAGATCGCACATATCACTACCG TTGAAATACAACTCGGATACTTTTAG